A single genomic interval of Flavobacteriales bacterium harbors:
- a CDS encoding T9SS type A sorting domain-containing protein translates to MIRSSLCLALLSAHAWAIPVDGTAQGTAITSIGNDRLEVGLTSWGLIGAGADGASPAFEVPPGTGAHVLWGSGLWVTGRGPGDTLHAAGADYGGLFDSDYWTGPLTTDGSATALPGVAQAYDRIWCVERFDIEQHLNYHDCVDDPDCEEALVYPGYQPAQSLLDWPAMGDIALGLAPYQAPFVDRDGDGTYDPAFGDVPCILGDRACFMVLNDQRPHSFSQGPPLGIELRLMPFVFDTNDPELANTLFLRAHVINRSSNAYTDVRIGLHTDFDLGDPEDDMIGTDPSRNLWYAYNGDGFDGPSFWGPGYGGQPPAFGVRLIKGPLVEADGNDDPVVPLIPGFNGQGFADQQIDNERFGLTSSRIYSTASGATGIPQTAVDVERYLAGQWLDGLPQTYGGNGYSQDPNAVPARFMYPGDSDPLGAGTDGAAQAPWSEVGEGNTPGDRRMIGVTGPFVLESGEHADLLFAYLFAQAPSGGPLASVNALQAAADSALASVIGDVGGMAEVFGIAEENALSVCAPHLVTVGLSDHRRSMGVQVFPNPATEQLVVLTPGIAAGAELTLRDASGRVVRAMRTSGERSAVDVSDLAKGVYLCEVMGSGARFTRMVVKE, encoded by the coding sequence ATGATCCGATCTTCACTCTGCCTCGCGCTGTTGTCCGCGCATGCCTGGGCGATCCCCGTTGACGGGACCGCACAGGGCACCGCGATCACATCCATCGGGAACGACCGCCTGGAGGTGGGGCTCACCTCCTGGGGCTTGATCGGTGCGGGGGCCGATGGGGCCAGCCCCGCGTTCGAAGTGCCGCCGGGAACGGGCGCCCATGTCCTCTGGGGCAGCGGATTGTGGGTCACCGGGCGTGGTCCGGGTGATACGCTGCATGCCGCCGGGGCGGACTATGGAGGTCTGTTCGATTCCGATTATTGGACCGGTCCGCTCACCACCGACGGCTCCGCCACCGCCCTGCCCGGTGTGGCCCAGGCCTACGACCGCATCTGGTGCGTGGAGCGCTTCGACATCGAACAGCACCTGAACTACCACGACTGTGTGGACGACCCCGATTGCGAGGAGGCCCTCGTGTACCCTGGATACCAACCCGCGCAGTCCCTGCTCGACTGGCCGGCGATGGGGGATATCGCCCTCGGCCTGGCCCCCTATCAGGCACCGTTCGTGGACCGCGATGGGGATGGCACCTACGATCCGGCCTTCGGTGATGTGCCCTGCATCCTGGGCGATCGTGCCTGCTTCATGGTGCTGAACGACCAACGGCCGCACAGTTTCTCGCAGGGTCCGCCGCTCGGCATCGAGCTCAGGTTGATGCCCTTCGTCTTCGATACGAACGACCCCGAACTGGCCAACACGCTCTTTCTGCGCGCGCACGTCATCAACCGCAGCAGCAACGCGTACACCGATGTGCGCATCGGGTTGCACACCGACTTCGACCTGGGAGACCCGGAGGATGACATGATCGGGACCGACCCGTCGCGCAACCTGTGGTACGCGTACAACGGGGATGGATTCGATGGTCCGTCCTTCTGGGGCCCCGGCTATGGCGGCCAGCCCCCCGCCTTCGGTGTGCGGCTCATCAAGGGTCCGCTGGTGGAGGCCGATGGCAATGACGACCCGGTCGTTCCCCTCATCCCCGGCTTCAACGGCCAGGGCTTTGCAGACCAGCAGATCGACAATGAGCGCTTCGGGCTCACGAGCAGCCGCATCTACTCCACGGCATCCGGCGCCACCGGCATCCCTCAGACCGCCGTTGATGTGGAGCGTTACCTGGCCGGGCAATGGCTGGACGGCCTGCCGCAGACCTACGGGGGGAACGGGTACTCGCAGGACCCGAACGCGGTGCCAGCGCGGTTCATGTACCCTGGCGACAGCGATCCCCTCGGAGCGGGCACGGATGGTGCGGCACAGGCGCCGTGGTCCGAGGTGGGTGAGGGCAACACACCGGGCGACCGCCGCATGATCGGCGTCACCGGACCCTTCGTTCTGGAGTCCGGCGAACATGCCGACCTGCTGTTCGCCTACCTCTTCGCCCAAGCACCCTCCGGCGGTCCGCTGGCCAGTGTCAACGCCCTGCAGGCCGCGGCGGACAGTGCGCTCGCCAGCGTCATCGGCGACGTGGGCGGCATGGCCGAAGTGTTCGGCATCGCCGAGGAGAACGCCTTGTCCGTTTGTGCTCCGCACCTCGTCACCGTGGGATTGTCGGACCACCGCCGCTCCATGGGGGTTCAGGTGTTCCCCAACCCGGCGACCGAGCAGCTCGTGGTGCTGACACCGGGTATCGCCGCTGGCGCCGAGCTCACGCTGCGTGATGCCTCCGGGCGCGTCGTCCGTGCGATGCGCACTTCCGGTGAACGCTCGGCCGTTGATGTGAGCGACCTGGCAAAGGGTGTATACCTCTGTGAGGTGATGGGCAGCGGAGCACGCTTCACCCGAATGGTGGTGAAGGAGTAG
- a CDS encoding response regulator transcription factor has translation MGSRRMRALIVDDEEPARENLRLMLEDLCPEVEVAGTADGPASARERIAELDPDLLFLDIRMPSGTEGLDLLAELRDLRALVVFVTAFKDYALQAFHTHAVDYLLKPIDPDELRAAVMKALERVREQHERPAEATAYRARLNAAVREASLPAGRIVIDHAKGFKLFDPHNISHLEAEGNCTQLHFSDGTRYLDTRTLRVYEELLDPSLFLRVHRSHIVNLEHLREYLRDDGHWAVLRDGRRVPIARERVAEFLERVR, from the coding sequence ATGGGGTCGCGGCGGATGCGGGCATTGATCGTGGACGATGAGGAACCGGCCCGGGAGAACCTGCGCCTGATGCTGGAGGACCTCTGCCCCGAGGTGGAGGTGGCGGGAACGGCCGATGGACCGGCGAGCGCGCGCGAGCGGATCGCGGAGCTTGACCCCGACCTGCTCTTCCTGGACATCCGCATGCCCAGTGGCACCGAGGGCCTCGACCTGCTGGCCGAGCTCCGCGACCTGCGCGCCCTGGTCGTCTTCGTCACGGCCTTCAAGGACTACGCGCTGCAGGCCTTTCACACCCATGCGGTGGACTACCTGTTGAAGCCGATCGATCCCGATGAGCTGCGGGCGGCGGTGATGAAGGCCCTCGAGCGGGTGCGTGAACAGCATGAACGGCCAGCGGAGGCCACGGCGTATCGCGCAAGGTTGAACGCCGCCGTCCGCGAGGCCTCGCTGCCCGCGGGCCGCATCGTGATCGATCACGCCAAAGGGTTCAAGCTCTTCGACCCGCACAACATCAGCCACCTGGAGGCCGAGGGCAACTGCACCCAGCTGCACTTCAGCGATGGCACGCGCTACCTCGACACCCGCACCCTGCGTGTGTATGAGGAACTGCTCGATCCGTCCTTGTTCCTGCGGGTGCATCGCTCGCACATCGTGAACCTGGAGCACCTGCGTGAATACCTGCGCGACGACGGCCATTGGGCGGTGCTCCGCGACGGGCGGAGGGTCCCGATCGCTCGCGAGCGCGTGGCCGAGTTCCTCGAACGCGTCCGCTGA
- a CDS encoding response regulator transcription factor produces the protein MRVLIVDDEPDARENLRMMLEEHCPDLVVVGSAGSAQEARELIAMEHPQALFLDIKMPGEDGFALLHSLQGQELPVVFTTAYDEYALQAFKENALDYLEKPIDVEELKRAAAKLRRMASDPAAAPQQTGAIAALLLDPASPLSKRMAVPGRDGLTLVKHEDILYLEASDSYTTIHTRDGKRQISSKHIRVFENNLDPKRFFRVHKSYIINLEHLRAFSRGEGNMAVLDNGAMIPVSRRKMPDFLALIPTF, from the coding sequence ATGCGTGTACTGATCGTGGACGACGAACCCGACGCCCGGGAGAACCTGCGGATGATGCTGGAGGAGCACTGCCCCGACCTGGTCGTGGTGGGCTCGGCGGGAAGCGCCCAGGAGGCGCGCGAACTGATCGCGATGGAACACCCGCAGGCGCTCTTCCTCGACATCAAGATGCCGGGAGAGGATGGCTTTGCGCTGCTTCATTCCCTGCAAGGGCAGGAGCTTCCGGTGGTCTTCACCACCGCCTACGACGAATATGCGCTGCAGGCCTTCAAGGAGAACGCCCTGGACTACCTCGAGAAGCCGATCGATGTGGAGGAGCTCAAGCGGGCGGCCGCAAAGCTCCGCCGCATGGCGTCGGACCCCGCGGCCGCACCGCAACAGACCGGTGCCATCGCGGCGCTGCTCCTGGACCCCGCCTCCCCCTTGAGCAAACGCATGGCCGTTCCGGGTCGCGACGGGCTCACCTTGGTGAAGCATGAGGACATCCTCTACCTGGAGGCCAGCGACAGCTACACCACCATCCACACACGCGACGGCAAGCGGCAGATCAGCAGCAAGCACATCCGGGTCTTTGAGAACAACCTGGACCCGAAGCGCTTCTTCCGCGTCCACAAGTCATACATCATCAACCTGGAGCACCTGCGCGCGTTCAGCCGGGGGGAAGGCAACATGGCCGTGCTGGACAACGGCGCCATGATCCCCGTTTCGCGCCGCAAAATGCCCGACTTCCTTGCCCTGATCCCCACCTTCTGA
- a CDS encoding histidine kinase, with the protein MRRTGLLLGLLLGSMGLLRAQQFGFIHYTTRDGLAQSQVRTIAQDEQGFLWIGTLGGVSRFDGSGFRNHALQQGLPDAQVNALLPRPDGSMWCGTGGGLVSFRHGTEVIPIPLPGLDRPRITALATDARGRVLIGVEDRGVLVHEDGRVHGLEGFPTDTAGTVRSLLCLADGTVYIGLRNGLLRWADGRCTTVILGREDRSNVSSMAAGEDGTLWVATFGQGVFALRPDGTVEEIDETDGLLQNNVRSVTIDRQGRVWLASKFGVNVIEGGRIRALTVNQGMPNDNIWCVSVDDNGDLWLGTDGAGILRWTGDRFVTYTQRDGLCSDQVMCLVADSANDLWLGTYGNGICRMDGMALVSTLDGLPNNTVWTGLRRRDNSLWFGTSDGLCRLRNGVVVPLPDSLSLRDERIVALHEDPDGTLWCGAREGLFSIREDRLRREPGPPGVPLRSIRALHRDGDGRLWVAHEVGVARRGANGWTTWAAGRELPTGAVYCLAEDRRGRVWAGTADGLVCFTGSGPRVLRLAPDFGSNYIDLLRVTSDGRIWVGTNNGLFQVAPDSLLTTGGGVTHYTSSDGLLSLECNLNASHLDTKGRLFFGTSRGLVLHPPASEPTRHTDVIPLHITGLRWFLRPSGWEGRSTGTDRFSGLPTGLLLPYERNHLTFDFTGISLSAPEQVVYRYRLLGHDNDWLPETDVRSASFSNLPHGHYVFQVMARGRNGRWSPPKEYAFDVQPPFWARWWFFALTGAVVIGSVGGVARYRSVQRHRLERTRQLMLRSRMLQLEQQALNANMNRHFIFNALNSIQFHINKQDRATANRYLTSFAKLIRKNLDASQSDTTSLAEELERLELYLVLEHMRFKDRFRYILTVDPGVDTLQVRLPAMMLQPYVENSIWHGILPTERQGQVTIRVDPGEAGRVRVIIADDGLGIEQSKARKQSGDHISRGIEITKGRADVLRNLQVTDIRITGPEQVQGADGRIMGTQVTIDLPSNGPSPSTGPDLRSGPGHLTFGT; encoded by the coding sequence ATGCGGCGCACGGGCTTGCTGCTCGGGCTGTTGCTCGGTTCCATGGGCCTGCTGCGGGCCCAGCAGTTCGGCTTCATCCACTACACCACCAGGGACGGGCTCGCCCAAAGCCAGGTGCGCACGATCGCACAGGATGAGCAGGGCTTCCTCTGGATCGGCACACTGGGCGGCGTGAGCCGGTTCGACGGCAGCGGGTTCCGCAACCACGCCCTGCAACAGGGGTTGCCCGATGCGCAGGTGAACGCCCTTCTTCCGCGTCCCGACGGCTCGATGTGGTGCGGCACCGGAGGAGGCCTCGTGAGCTTCAGGCACGGCACGGAGGTGATCCCCATCCCGCTGCCGGGCCTCGACCGCCCGCGCATCACCGCCCTGGCCACGGATGCGCGTGGGCGGGTGCTGATCGGGGTGGAGGACCGGGGTGTGCTGGTGCACGAGGACGGCAGGGTGCATGGTCTGGAGGGCTTTCCCACAGATACCGCCGGTACGGTGCGATCGCTGCTCTGCCTGGCGGATGGCACCGTCTACATCGGCCTGCGCAATGGCCTGCTCCGATGGGCCGATGGCCGCTGCACGACCGTGATCCTGGGCCGCGAGGACCGCTCCAACGTGAGCAGCATGGCCGCAGGCGAGGATGGCACCCTTTGGGTGGCCACGTTCGGACAAGGGGTCTTCGCGCTCCGGCCCGATGGCACCGTGGAGGAGATCGATGAGACCGACGGGCTCCTGCAGAACAATGTGCGCAGCGTGACGATCGATCGCCAGGGCCGCGTGTGGCTGGCCAGCAAGTTCGGCGTCAACGTCATCGAAGGCGGCCGCATCCGGGCGCTCACGGTGAACCAGGGCATGCCGAACGACAACATCTGGTGCGTATCGGTGGACGACAATGGCGACCTGTGGCTCGGAACGGATGGAGCGGGGATCCTGCGCTGGACCGGGGACCGGTTCGTCACCTACACGCAGCGCGATGGATTGTGCAGCGATCAGGTGATGTGCCTGGTGGCCGACAGCGCGAACGACCTGTGGTTGGGCACATATGGCAACGGGATCTGCCGGATGGATGGCATGGCGCTGGTGAGCACGTTGGACGGGCTGCCGAACAACACCGTATGGACCGGGCTGCGGCGCCGGGACAACAGCCTGTGGTTCGGCACCAGCGACGGGTTGTGCAGGCTGCGCAACGGCGTGGTGGTGCCGCTTCCGGACAGCTTGTCCCTTCGGGATGAACGCATCGTTGCCCTGCACGAGGACCCCGACGGCACGCTGTGGTGCGGCGCCCGGGAAGGGCTCTTCTCGATCCGCGAGGACCGGTTGCGGCGGGAACCCGGGCCGCCCGGCGTACCGCTCCGGTCCATCCGGGCCCTGCATCGCGACGGCGATGGCCGCTTATGGGTGGCCCATGAGGTGGGCGTGGCGCGGCGGGGCGCGAACGGCTGGACGACATGGGCCGCCGGGCGGGAGCTCCCGACCGGGGCGGTGTACTGCCTGGCCGAGGACCGCCGCGGAAGGGTCTGGGCCGGCACCGCGGACGGGCTGGTCTGCTTCACCGGATCCGGCCCTCGTGTGCTCCGCCTGGCACCGGACTTCGGCTCCAACTACATCGACCTGCTGCGTGTCACGAGCGACGGACGGATCTGGGTGGGCACCAACAACGGCCTGTTCCAGGTGGCACCGGACAGCCTGCTGACCACCGGGGGCGGGGTGACCCACTACACCAGCAGCGACGGGCTGCTGAGCCTGGAGTGCAACCTGAACGCATCGCATCTGGACACCAAGGGCCGGCTGTTCTTCGGCACTTCGCGCGGCCTGGTCCTGCATCCGCCCGCATCCGAGCCCACCCGGCACACGGACGTCATCCCGCTCCACATCACCGGCCTGCGCTGGTTCCTCCGACCCTCGGGCTGGGAAGGGCGGTCCACCGGTACCGACCGCTTTTCGGGGCTTCCCACAGGCCTTCTGCTCCCCTACGAACGCAACCACCTGACCTTCGATTTCACCGGCATCAGCCTGAGCGCGCCCGAACAGGTGGTCTACCGCTATCGCCTGCTGGGCCATGACAATGACTGGCTGCCGGAAACGGACGTGCGATCGGCGAGTTTCAGCAACCTGCCCCACGGTCACTACGTGTTCCAAGTGATGGCCAGGGGGCGCAACGGCCGATGGAGCCCACCGAAGGAATACGCATTTGATGTACAGCCGCCGTTCTGGGCCCGGTGGTGGTTCTTCGCGCTCACCGGGGCGGTGGTGATCGGCTCGGTGGGCGGTGTGGCCCGGTATCGTTCCGTTCAGCGTCATCGCCTGGAGCGCACCCGCCAGTTGATGCTCCGGTCACGCATGCTCCAGCTCGAGCAGCAGGCATTGAACGCCAACATGAACCGGCACTTCATCTTCAATGCCCTGAACAGCATCCAGTTCCACATCAACAAACAGGACCGGGCCACGGCGAACCGCTATCTCACGAGCTTCGCCAAGCTCATCCGCAAGAACCTCGATGCCAGCCAGAGCGACACCACTTCCCTGGCCGAGGAGCTCGAACGACTGGAGCTGTACCTCGTCCTGGAGCACATGCGCTTCAAGGACCGCTTCCGCTACATCCTGACGGTGGATCCGGGGGTGGACACGCTCCAGGTGCGGTTGCCGGCCATGATGCTGCAGCCCTACGTGGAGAACAGCATCTGGCATGGCATCCTGCCCACCGAGCGCCAAGGTCAGGTCACCATCCGGGTCGACCCGGGAGAGGCCGGCCGGGTGCGGGTCATTATCGCCGATGATGGGCTGGGCATCGAACAGAGCAAGGCGCGCAAGCAGAGCGGTGACCACATCTCCAGGGGGATCGAGATCACCAAAGGCCGGGCGGACGTGCTGCGGAACCTCCAAGTGACGGACATCAGGATCACCGGTCCCGAGCAGGTGCAGGGCGCGGACGGTCGGATCATGGGCACACAGGTCACCATCGACCTGCCGAGCAACGGTCCATCCCCTTCCACCGGTCCGGATTTGCGATCCGGCCCCGGGCACCTTACCTTTGGAACATGA